TCGTTGAACACCTCGTCTTGGGTTAGCGGTTGGCTCCGGGGCAGTCGTGGATTAACGATGAGGCAGAATTCCATCCCCGCTTCAACAAACAAGGGTAAGTTGCTTGCCAAATAGCCGGACGTTATCGGCTCCATGACAGGAACGATTAGGCTGTCGCTGAGAAGATCAGAAAGTTCGCGAAGAGCTATTAGTTCATACTGCCTAGCGCGAAGGACCGGAAAATAGCTCATCTTTACTCCCCGTTTTATCGAGCAATGGGCGGTTCAGCGAATTGATGCCAAAAAACGCACTGCGAGTTCGAGCGTTCGCCTCGTAATACATCTGAACCATGCTGTTTGGCAAGCTGTTAACCAAGTGTGATTGTCGGTCAGCGAACCGCGCACGCAAAGAGCGCAAAAGCACATCATGCGCCACTTCAGAGGAAAGTGTTTTGAAATACTCCAAGTATGCCCGACGACGTTGGGTGTTTGGAACGTCGAGCATGACACCAAACAACCGCTGCGCCTCAGGGACATACTCAGTAGCTCTCAACAGATCAAAAGTCGCCACCGGGTCGACATTTTCGACATTGCTAATCGATGGCCGAATATTCGGCATGGAACCGTTTGGAGTCAGCGCCACTATGCCAATTCGCTCATCGACGACTGATTTAACCCGATCGACAAATGCAGGGTCGCAAACTACGCTCACCCGATCGAACACGGACAGATAGGCAGCCATCTGGACGGGCAGTCGTTCCAAGTCGTCGTAACCAGTCTTTATTTCGTAAGCGACCGTCGTTCCATTGATGACCAACAGGTCAAGCCGATTATTTCCGATCAAAAACTCAGACGCGATTGCAGTGAGTGAAGGATGCTCCTGAGAGAGCACTCTCTTGTGAAGGATTTCGTTTTTATAAACGTACTCACATCGGTATGTCTGATTCAGTCTGTCATAAGCCCATTCAAATAGTTCGGCAATTGACGTTCCCGCCTGCGCAAAAGGCATGAGTCCCATTTCTTGGATAATACCGAGATGTCGGTTCTCAGCTAGTGAACGTACGAAACCCGGTCGGAAGAGTGAGGCGAGGATGTGCCCCCTGAGATCAGAAGGTGCGAGCGATTTTCCAGCAGCATCCCACATTTGTCTTTATTAGATCGCATGCGAGATCTGAGGTCAATACATTAGAACAGGTTATGTATATTTGTTAAAGCATAAGCATCCGGCCTGTCACGTCATGGCGACTCTATCACCTCCGGTGAGTCAAGTATATTATTGCCCAAATTTGGAACGAGCGCGCCTGAATCCGCATCGCGGATGTTTGCTAGCCCGAACAGCGCTCGCCGGTAGAGTTGGCGGCCGCGACCTTCATCCAAAAGAAGATCGGTCGCGTACAGCGAGTTGGTGAACAGGCCCTGCCATAGCGCGGCCGCAATATTTGCGGCTTCAACTGCCGTGACGCCGGGTTGCCGAGGCACCTTCTCAAAGAGATCGGTCAAGTAGGCCATCATCGCGTGATGAAATTCCGACATCCTGCGCCGAACCGCCGGCCGATGCAGCGACAGCGATATCAGTTCCTGCACCATCCCGAGGTCGCCTTGAGCGACCGGCGCGCGCACAAACAGGTGATCGACGAGAACGTGGATGCGTTCTTCAGGAGGTTCGTTGGCGGCGGCGGTGATTTCAGCCCCGGCTTTGTCGAGTAACTCCGAACAAAGGTCGATTAGTACCGCGTCCTTGCTCGGGTAGTAGTAGAGAAAATGGCTGACGGAGATTCCGGCGGTTCTGGCCAGGTCCGAAAGGCTGGTATCGGCGTATCCTTGCGTCACCATGCATCGCTTGAGCGCATCGACGATGGCAACGCGCCGCGCCGCGAGCCGCTTGGGGATCTTCACGGCGGGCATCCGAGCGGGCTTTTTTCGGATCACCCTGCAACCTTATCCGATCCATCGGTTCGTTCAAGCAGCGCCGCGATTTCCGAAAGTGCCGCGGCTGAGATCGAATCCTTCGGAGCATAGGGTAGATTAGCGTGACTACTCGGAGGGTTAAGCAGATCGTGATCGCCAGACTTGACTTTTCGGAATCACCCGCTCTATTTTGAGTAAATCTCAAAAGCTGAAAACGGCTTTCGCGCCAGGAGGATGAGCTATGGACTACGATCTCGTTATCAGGAACGGCACGGTGATCGATGGAACGCGGTTACCCCGGTTCCGCGCCGACGTTGGTATCAAGGATGGACGCGTCAAGAAAATCGGCCGGATCGGCAAGGTCAGCGCGGGACGCGAACTCGACGCGAAGGGCTGTGTCGTGGCGCCGGGCTTCGTCGATCTGCATACGCATTACGACGCGCAAATCCACTGGGATCCGTACTGCACGATTTCTGGATGGCACGGCGTAACTTCGATTGTTCTCGGTAACTGCGGATTTGGTTTTGCTCCTGTAAAGCCGGCGGACCGCGAACGTTGCCTCCTGATGATGACTCGCACCGAGCAGATTCCCTACGAGTCGATGAAACAGGGCATGAAGTGGCGCTGGGAATCGTTTCCCGAATGGCTCGACAATCTACAGCGGCTGCCAAAAGGCGTGAATATCGTCAGCTACGTGCCCGTGTCGCCGCTGATGGTGTATGTGATGGGACTCGAGGCCGCCAAGAGTCGCCCCGCTACTCCCGCCGAGCGCAAAGAGATGCAGCGGCTCCTGAACGAAGCGATGGATGCGGGCGCTTGCGGCTTTTCGCTTCAACGGCTCGGCAAAAACTCGGTGCAGGCGGACGTCGACGGTACGCCGATGCCGACCGACACGATGGCCGATGAAGACATCCTGGCGCTGGCGGAAGTATTGCGCGATCGCGACGAGGGCTTCATCCAGATTACCCAGGCTGAAACCGGAGATCCGGCTCATGAAGAGGATGACGTTAGAGGGCGCGATCATCGGTTCCTCGAGCGGCTGGCGGAAGTAGCGCAGCGGCCTATTCTGCACAACATAGTCGTGGCTCTGGATGATCAACCCGATTTCCATGCCAAGGAGTTGGCATGGGTGCACGATTGCAACGCTCGCGGCCTTCGGATCTATGGGCAGGGCGTGAACGTGCGGACCTGGTTCAACTTTACGCTCGAGCATTGGAACCTTTACGATTCGAGCCCGGCGTGGAATCGAGCAACGCAGGGAAGCGTCGAAGAAAAGCTCCAGATGCTAAGCGATCCAGAGACTCGCAAGCAGATGCGCGATGAGTACGCGATGCTGTTGTCGATCGGTCACGGCTCGATTCCGGAGAACCTGACTATCGTTAAGGCGCCCGGCTATCCTGAACTAGCCAAGTATGTCGGACGCCGGATAGGTGATATCGCCGCAGAGATGGGAGTGCATCCTAACGACGCGATGCTGGATATCGCCGTCGCGGGCGGATTGAAAGTCGAGTTCCGCACCGATCCCGCCACCAGCAGCAATCCAGAGTTGGTAGGACCGCTCATGTGCGATCCATACGTAATACCGGGCGTTTCGGACGGCGGCGCGCATACCAAGTTCTTCACCGGCGGATCGTTCACCACTGACTTCCTGACGTGGTTGGTGCGCGATACCGGCAAGATCTCGCTCGAAGAGGCGCACTATCATCTGAGCTATCTGCCGGCGCAAGCTGCTGGATTTACCGATCGCGGATACCTGCGCGAGGGTGCGCCCGCCGACGTTATCGTTTACGATCTTGCAAATCTAAAGCGTACTCCTGAGTGGGAGTTTGAGGTCGTAACTGACTTCCCGGCCGGCGAATGGCGGCGGATTCAACGCGCCGAGGGATATCGCTGGACGATCGTGAACGGCCAGATCACGTTCGAAGATGGCAAATGCACCGGCGCAACTCCGGGCGTACTTCTGCGGAATCGGCAGATCGGCACGCAGGCGTTCTCGGCGGCCGCGGGTCGGTAAAAGTCGATCAGATAAGAGCAAGCGAAGGGGCTGTTCCGTATCGGCGGAACGGCCCCTGATTTTTTTTAGGATGACGTCGAGTCGGTAACGATTATCGCGTCGGGTGTCGCCGCTCCGGTTCGGCGTCAGGTGAGGCCGGACTCGCTCACGGGATCGCCCGCAATACGGCTGTGCCACATCACCCGCGGCTCGGTCAGGTCCCACGGCGTGGCCCGATGAAGCAGGCATCGATTGTCCCATACCACCGCGTCCCCCGGCGTCCAGTCGTGGTAATAGATGCGCGGCGGACGGCACGCGAAGTCCATCAACTCCTGCAGGAACCGCTCCGACTCGGCCGCGCTCATGCTCGGGATATTGTGGGCATGGCGACCGATCAGCAGCGACTTGCGGCCGGTCTCTGCATGGACCTTCACCAGCCGACGCAACGGCACCGGGCCATCGTGGAAGCCGTAGCCGCTGTAGTCGCTGCCCTGCTTCGGCTGATGCCCGAGCTTCCCCTGGCTGTAGCGTAGCGAGTGATGCGCGGCGAGGCTCTCGACCCTGGCGCGGAGATCGTCGTCGAGCGCGTCGTAGGCGGCGCGCATGTCGGCCCATCCGGTCTGGCCGCCGGAATTCGCCACCACCTCCGCGCTGAACACCGCGCCCTTGGCCTGCACCGGCATGTAGGTGCTGTCGCAATGCCATCCCATGTTGCCCTTGAGCACCTTGATGATGTCGCTGTTGTCCGCCTCGGCGATCAGCGTGCCGTCGGCCTTAACGTTGCTAAGCGCCGCCATGTCAAACTCAAGCGGGCCGAATCGCCTGGCGAAGGCGATTTGCTCGATGCGGCTCAAGTGCTGGCCGGGGAAAATGAGGAGCGCGTATTCAAGCCACGCATCGTGGAGATCGCGCCACGTCGTATCGTCGAGTGCGGCGAGCTTCACGCCCGTCACGACCGCGCCGAAGGTAGCGTCGAGAGGTTCGATGTCGAACGCACGTGCCATATGGGGGGCCTCCATTCGATCGCAAGGGCGCACGAGAGCTTCGGATGCAAACTCTATCGAACAATCCCCCGCGCGCACAAATCGTAAATCACAAAGCGAGGACTACATTCGCGACTGCGGCCGGCTTCTGATCGATCACAGGAGCGGTGCGTCGTACACCGCGTAACCGCCCGCGCCGCCTGCGTCGTCGCGCACTGCCGGGCAGGTGAAGCCCACCGTGCCGCCGGTCACATCGACGATCGCGTTGGCGAGTGCGTCGCGATAGGCGCACGCGACACCCACGCCGAGTTGCGCACTCACTTCGCAGACGCGAACGACTTTCGGCGCGGCTGCGGGCGGAGAAACGATTATCTGGCTGAAGCCGGCGAGCACAGCAACGGGAACGACGAAAAGGGTGATCTTGTGGTGACTGCTCAGGCCAGGTGACGCGAACACGCCTCTGATGCTATCCGGGATTTTCATGCAGTGCCGATCTCGCTCCATAAGTTGAGAAATGGGAAGAACTCGGAAGCCAGGTTTTAGCATCAGTCGCAATCAGCGCGGAGGCGATTCGAGGCCGGCCGATTGCTCCGGATGCTCCGCGCGGAGCGGGAAGAAGCGATTCTCCGGGCGCGGCAGCCCGAGATTTTCCCGCAGCGTCGCGCCCTCGTACTCGCGCCGAAAGATCCCGCGGCGCTGCAACTCGGGCACGACGCGACCTACGAAATCGTCAAGTCCGGCGGGAAGATACGGGAACAAAATGTTGAAGCCGTCGCAAGCGTCGGTGAGCAGCCATTCCTCCATCTGATCGGCGATCGTTTGCGGAGTGCCGACGAAGGCCAGGCCGCCGACGCGCTGCGCCAACTGCCGTACCGTGAGATTCTCGCGCTCGGCTAGTTCAACGATCCGCTCGCGGCCGCTCTTGCTCGCGTTGCTTTCAGGGATCGGCGGCAGCGGACCGTCCGGATCGAATGCGGACGCGTCGTGGCCGAGCATCACGGAGAGCGATGCGATCGCGCTGTCGTAGTGAACGAGGCTGTCGAGCCGCATCCGCTTCTCACGCGCGTCTTCGACGGTGTCGCCGACGACGACAAAGGCGCCCGGCAGCACCTTCAGATGATCGCGGGGACGGCCGAGCGACTGCATCCGGCCCTTCACGTCGGCATAGAAGGCGCGCGCGCTTACGAGATTGCTGCCCGCGCCGAAAATCACTTCGGCGGTCTCGGCGGCAAGCTGGCGGCCCGCGTCGGACGCGCCCGCTTGCACGATCACCGGCCAGCCCTGAATCGGGCGCGCGACATTGAGCGGTCCGCGCACCTTCAGGAACTCACCACTGTGGTTAAGGACGTGGAGCTTCTCGGGATCGAAGTACACACCCGCTTCAACGTCGCGAATGAACGCGTCGTCGGCCCAGCTATCCCAGAGGCCCGTCACCACGTCGTAGAACTCGCGCGCGCGACGGTAGCGCGTGGCGTGATCTACATGTTCGTCGAGCCCAAAGTTCATCGCTTCATCGGGATTGCCGGAAGTCACGATGTTCCATCCGGCGCGCCCGCCGCTCAGATGGTCGAGCGACGCGAACTTCCGCGCGACGTGATACGGCTCGTTGTAGGTGGTCGAGGCGGTCGCGATCAGCCCGAGGTGCTCCGTGACGACGGCCAGCGCGGGCAGCAGCGTCAGCGGGTCGAACGAAGTCACCGTCGCGCTGCGCTTCAGCGCCTGGAGCGGCATGTTGAGGACGGCAAGATGGTCGGCCATGAAGAAGGCGTCGAACCTGCCTCGCTCGAGCGTCTGCGCGAAGCGCGTGAGATGCTTGAAATTAAAATTCGCATCGGGAAAAGCGCCGGGATATCGCCACGCCGCAGTATGGATACTGATCGGCCGCATGAAAGCGCCCAAGCGCAGTTGACGCGAATTGCTCATGCTTGATCTCCTTGTCGTCGCGATCGGAGCAATTGCGCTCCGCGTATCGCTCACCGTTCCTTTATCAGGTCGGCAGGTGGATGCGGAAGTTGCGCGAGTAGCGCCGCTTGAACAGCGGGCGAGAGTTGTGCCTAGCTGAGTTTGCTCTTTCCCAAGGGTTATCGGCAGATAGCGGCGGTCGATGGAACAAACCCAGGATCGACGCCGTGAATGGTTGTGGGGACAAGCATTGAAAAATTTACCACTGGCGCAGGAAGAAGCCGCTGCTAGCGAGAGCAACTCATCGGCGCAAGGGTTCTTCTACGGATGGGTGATCGTCGCGTGCGCATTCACGATCCTGGCCATCGCCTATGGGATTCAGTTCAGCTTCGGCGTGTTCATGCCTTTCATCTCCGCCGATACCGGATGGGATCGCGGCAGCCTATCGGTACCGTATTCGTTGTATGTGTTCGTTTATGGCTTGCTAGGTGTTGTCAGCGGACGTCTCACCGACAGTCTTGGGCCGCGTATCGTGCTGACGGTCGGCGGCTGTCTCCTTGGCGCGGGCGTGATTCTAATGGGCCAGGTCCACACCTTGTGGCAGCTCTACATCGTGCTAGGTCTCATTGCCGCGGCGGGGATGAGTGCGGCCTACGTACCTTGTAACGCGACGGTCGTGCGATGGTTCACGGTCAAGCGCGGACTGGCGATCAGCATCACGTCGAGCGGCTCGAGCTTCGGCATGTTTCTGTTTCCGCCGATCGCAACTGCTTTGATTGGTGCGTACGGATGGCGCCGCTCCTATGTGATACTGGGGCTGCTGGCGATCGCCGTTTTTGCCGGGTGCGCATCGTTTATCGTGCGCGATCCCGAAGACATAGGGCTGCATCCGGACGGACTAGCGCCGCGGGAACCGCAACCAGGCGACGAGGTTCGAGACTTATCGTTCAGCGATGACTGGACGCTGGCCGAAGCCCAACGCACCAGCACATTCTGGCTGTTGAACGTCATCTTCACTTTGACGTGGCTGGTGGTGTTCATGCCGATGGTGCATATTGTGCCGTTTGCGGTGGATATTGGCATAAGTCATTTTCTCGCCGCGATGACGATCAGCATTATCGGTTTCGCGGGATTCGCGGGCCGGCTTGCAATCGGCACTATCTCCGATCGCTTGGGGCGGCTGCCGACGCTCGGTCTCTGCTTGTTCCTGCAAGCGCTGGCCTTCTTCGGTTTCGCGATGAGTAGCGCTCTGCCGCTGCTGTACGTCGCCGCGGCCGTCTTTGGATTTTCCTATGGGGGAGTGACATCGCTGTTTCCGGCGCTGGTCGGCGATTTCTTCGGCCGCATCGCGATCGGCGCGATCGTCGGCTTCATCTTTGCGGTAGCTGGCTCGTCGGCGGCCTTTGGTCCACTTATCGCCGGCTACCTGTACGATGCCACCAAAAGCTATCACGCCGCTTTTGTACTTAGCGCGGCGCTCAATCTGGCGGCGTTGTTGCTGGTCTTTGCACTTAAGAAGCCAGGGCGAGCAACCTCCTAGGTGGAGATTTGTTTGCTTCTATTCAGATGCGCGCGGCTTGAACTTAGCCAGAGTGATCTCATCGGTCACGTCATCGAAATATACTTCGACCGGCATCCTCGCGCGGATATCGTGGTTAGCCACGTCTAGCAGGTTCGACAGGATCCGCGGACCCTCGTCGAGTTCGACTTCCACTACATTATAGGGAATGTCGTTCTCATAGCTGTGGAAGTATGCCTGATGAAACACGACCCAGGAATTGACGCGGCCGCGGCCGCTAAGCAGCGTCCAAGTGAACTTGCGCGACCAGCATCCCGGGCAGAGCGGCGACGGCGGATACCAGATGCGCCCGCATCCGTCGCACTGCTGCATCCGCAATTCGCGGCGCTTGAGTGCGTCCCAGTAAGGCTGATTCAAGGACGAAATGGCGGGAAGAGGCTTCAGGTACCGCGACTCGGATTCTGCCATTGGCGGTCTCCGTCTTTGCTTGCCGTTTGACGTTACTTGGGCCTGAGGTTACTTGCGATAAATGATCGAATCGCCGTAGGCATTCGCCCACTGAATAACCTCGGCGTTGGTAACCTGGCGCAAACCGGCCTCGCCCCGCAACTGGCGGACGATTTCCACCTGATGATTCCAGCCCATGATATGCGCTTCGGATAGCAATCCGCCGTTGGTGTTGATCGGCAGCTCGCCGCCGATTTCGATTCGGCCGTTTTGCGTGAAGCTGGGCGCTTCGCCTGGCTTGCAGAAGCCGAAGCGCTCGAGCGCGATCCAGGCAAGGATCGAGAAGGCGTCATAGGTGAAGAGCGCGTCGATATCTTTCGGAGTCACCCCGGCCATCTTGTAAACCGGCTGTAAGCCGGCTTCGTACTCGAATACCGATTGCTGAACGACGCCTAGTCCGGGATAGGCCCAGATGAATTCCTCACTACCGCCCGGCAGTCCTTGCATCCCGCTGATATAGACGGGAGGTTGCTTCAAATCCCGCGCACGCTCGGAAGTAGTAACAATCACGCACGCGGCGCCATCGTTGATAAGACAGTAATCGAGCAGATGGAGCGGCTCGCAGACGTAGCGCGATTGCTGGTGCTCTTCGACGTCGAACGGCTCGCGCATAATCGCCGCGGGATTCATCGAGGCGTGTTTGCGAAACGCAACCGGCACCGACGCGAGCGCGCGGCTGTTCGTACCGTAGCGATCGAAGTAGCGCCGCGCGACCAGCGCCGCCCCTGCGCCGGGCGAGGTCATGCCGTAGGCCGGATCCTCGCCGTGACCGCCGCCAGCCTCGCGCGCACCTTCGCGGTCGCTCGCGCCACCCATCATAGGACGCCGCATTCCCGAGAAACTCACCGACGCCAGGCACGCGACCGCGTCGGCCATCCCGGCGTTCACGATCATCGCTGCCCACTGGATGCAACTAGCGGTGAAGCGACCGTGAGCCCAGGTCTGATTGTAGGTGCGCAGCTTCAGTCCGAGCAGTTGCGCGATAGCGTCGGCGTCGGCGCCGATCGGCGAGCCGAAGCTGACGATCATCCCGTCTAGTTCATCGCGCGAGAGGCCGGAATCGTCGAGCGCGTTTGCGATCGCGTCGGCCGCGAGGTCGATCGGACTGCGCATCAGGCGCCGGCCATACTGTGAGTTGCCGACGCCGACGATCGCTGTCCGGTCCTTGAGATCGAAATTCGCCATAAACCGTTACGAGTGCAAGCGTACAAAAAAATGCCCGAGACTTCCAACGAGGAATCGGGCAGAACGTTAGTCGTTTTTCATCATCGATTGGGCGACTTCGAGGCTGACCAGACGCGAAATCAGAATCGCGATGTAAAGTTGTCCGAACACGGATTCCATCACGGACGTGACGCGCGCACCCTGCGAGAGCGGTGCGATATCGCCGTAGCCGGTCGTCGTCAAGCAAACGAAACTGTAATACATGAAGTTGTGCAGCGCACCAATGATGGACACGGTTTTGCCCGATGGGTCGAGATTCAAGAGGCCGGCGCTGAACGATCCGCGATGCGTCATTTCGATCATCGCAAAAATGAAGCCCCATCCGACGCCCATCATCAGGTAGGCGCAGATCGACGCGGCAATCATGTCGAGCGAAACTTGCTTGATGGTGAACAGGCGCGAGACGAGGGCCGTTACGGTGTAGAGCAGGAACGCGGCGGAGAACCCGGCCGAGATCATCTCGATCGTGTAAGTGGTCGCGAACACTAGCACGATTCGACCGATGAACGCTGGAATCACGAGCAGCACGCCGATTGCAAAAAAGGATCGGGTGAGGCTAAGCGCGTAGAGCGAGGACATCAGGACCGCGGCCAGCGAAACAGTCATCAGAGCTTGCTCCAACTGATGACCCTGAATCACTGGCGCGAGACAGAGTAGCAGCAGTATCGCGAACAGCAGCACGGTGAAGCGGCCGGGAAGGTTGCGATGCGTCAGCCCGAACCATAGCTGTTGCTCGCGTGAGCGCAGCCTGCCCGGTGTTTTAGGTTCGTTCATGGTGCGAGGACCAGGCGAGGATTGAGATCTTTCGACTCCGGCAGCCTTCGCTCAAGATGACGGAAGGGAGCGGCAGCATCAGAGATCAAAACTCGAGCTGACGTCCATACTTCAACGCGGTGCTAAAGGGCGGCGAAGAGTGCGTTGAACAGCGTTGCGGCGCGGCCGTCGATAAGCGCGTCGGCACCCATCTGATTCATCGCGTAGCCGAAACCGACCCGCGCGTCGGGATCGGCGAATCCGATCGAACCGCCGGCGCCGGGATGGCCAAACGTATGCGGATTCGGACCGAGCGGGGTTTCCGGCGCGGTGAGGGCAAAGCCGAGGCCCCATCGCGTGACCGCGCCGAGCACGGCGTCGGGGCCGTAGGACTGCTCGGTGTGCGCGCGCTCGATGCTCTCGGGCGTCAGCACGCGGTAGCCATTCGTCGAGCCGCCGGTCGCGAGCGCGCCATAGAGGGCGGCGAGCGCACGAGCAGTGGCGTGGCCGTTGGCGGCGGGAACTTCCGCGCCGCGCCATTCGCGGCTGTTGATCAGGCGCGCATCGACGACCGGCCGCGGATTGGCGATCGCCTTGAAGGTCACGCCTTCGGGATCGGCCGCCATCTCGGCGAGCGGATTAG
This genomic stretch from Candidatus Binatus sp. harbors:
- a CDS encoding MFS transporter, which translates into the protein MKNLPLAQEEAAASESNSSAQGFFYGWVIVACAFTILAIAYGIQFSFGVFMPFISADTGWDRGSLSVPYSLYVFVYGLLGVVSGRLTDSLGPRIVLTVGGCLLGAGVILMGQVHTLWQLYIVLGLIAAAGMSAAYVPCNATVVRWFTVKRGLAISITSSGSSFGMFLFPPIATALIGAYGWRRSYVILGLLAIAVFAGCASFIVRDPEDIGLHPDGLAPREPQPGDEVRDLSFSDDWTLAEAQRTSTFWLLNVIFTLTWLVVFMPMVHIVPFAVDIGISHFLAAMTISIIGFAGFAGRLAIGTISDRLGRLPTLGLCLFLQALAFFGFAMSSALPLLYVAAAVFGFSYGGVTSLFPALVGDFFGRIAIGAIVGFIFAVAGSSAAFGPLIAGYLYDATKSYHAAFVLSAALNLAALLLVFALKKPGRATS
- a CDS encoding sce7726 family protein, whose translation is MWDAAGKSLAPSDLRGHILASLFRPGFVRSLAENRHLGIIQEMGLMPFAQAGTSIAELFEWAYDRLNQTYRCEYVYKNEILHKRVLSQEHPSLTAIASEFLIGNNRLDLLVINGTTVAYEIKTGYDDLERLPVQMAAYLSVFDRVSVVCDPAFVDRVKSVVDERIGIVALTPNGSMPNIRPSISNVENVDPVATFDLLRATEYVPEAQRLFGVMLDVPNTQRRRAYLEYFKTLSSEVAHDVLLRSLRARFADRQSHLVNSLPNSMVQMYYEANARTRSAFFGINSLNRPLLDKTGSKDELFSGPSR
- a CDS encoding LLM class flavin-dependent oxidoreductase; translated protein: MSNSRQLRLGAFMRPISIHTAAWRYPGAFPDANFNFKHLTRFAQTLERGRFDAFFMADHLAVLNMPLQALKRSATVTSFDPLTLLPALAVVTEHLGLIATASTTYNEPYHVARKFASLDHLSGGRAGWNIVTSGNPDEAMNFGLDEHVDHATRYRRAREFYDVVTGLWDSWADDAFIRDVEAGVYFDPEKLHVLNHSGEFLKVRGPLNVARPIQGWPVIVQAGASDAGRQLAAETAEVIFGAGSNLVSARAFYADVKGRMQSLGRPRDHLKVLPGAFVVVGDTVEDAREKRMRLDSLVHYDSAIASLSVMLGHDASAFDPDGPLPPIPESNASKSGRERIVELAERENLTVRQLAQRVGGLAFVGTPQTIADQMEEWLLTDACDGFNILFPYLPAGLDDFVGRVVPELQRRGIFRREYEGATLRENLGLPRPENRFFPLRAEHPEQSAGLESPPR
- a CDS encoding Zn-ribbon domain-containing OB-fold protein; translation: MAESESRYLKPLPAISSLNQPYWDALKRRELRMQQCDGCGRIWYPPSPLCPGCWSRKFTWTLLSGRGRVNSWVVFHQAYFHSYENDIPYNVVEVELDEGPRILSNLLDVANHDIRARMPVEVYFDDVTDEITLAKFKPRASE
- a CDS encoding amidohydrolase family protein; this translates as MDYDLVIRNGTVIDGTRLPRFRADVGIKDGRVKKIGRIGKVSAGRELDAKGCVVAPGFVDLHTHYDAQIHWDPYCTISGWHGVTSIVLGNCGFGFAPVKPADRERCLLMMTRTEQIPYESMKQGMKWRWESFPEWLDNLQRLPKGVNIVSYVPVSPLMVYVMGLEAAKSRPATPAERKEMQRLLNEAMDAGACGFSLQRLGKNSVQADVDGTPMPTDTMADEDILALAEVLRDRDEGFIQITQAETGDPAHEEDDVRGRDHRFLERLAEVAQRPILHNIVVALDDQPDFHAKELAWVHDCNARGLRIYGQGVNVRTWFNFTLEHWNLYDSSPAWNRATQGSVEEKLQMLSDPETRKQMRDEYAMLLSIGHGSIPENLTIVKAPGYPELAKYVGRRIGDIAAEMGVHPNDAMLDIAVAGGLKVEFRTDPATSSNPELVGPLMCDPYVIPGVSDGGAHTKFFTGGSFTTDFLTWLVRDTGKISLEEAHYHLSYLPAQAAGFTDRGYLREGAPADVIVYDLANLKRTPEWEFEVVTDFPAGEWRRIQRAEGYRWTIVNGQITFEDGKCTGATPGVLLRNRQIGTQAFSAAAGR
- a CDS encoding TauD/TfdA family dioxygenase; translation: MARAFDIEPLDATFGAVVTGVKLAALDDTTWRDLHDAWLEYALLIFPGQHLSRIEQIAFARRFGPLEFDMAALSNVKADGTLIAEADNSDIIKVLKGNMGWHCDSTYMPVQAKGAVFSAEVVANSGGQTGWADMRAAYDALDDDLRARVESLAAHHSLRYSQGKLGHQPKQGSDYSGYGFHDGPVPLRRLVKVHAETGRKSLLIGRHAHNIPSMSAAESERFLQELMDFACRPPRIYYHDWTPGDAVVWDNRCLLHRATPWDLTEPRVMWHSRIAGDPVSESGLT
- a CDS encoding TetR/AcrR family transcriptional regulator yields the protein MPAVKIPKRLAARRVAIVDALKRCMVTQGYADTSLSDLARTAGISVSHFLYYYPSKDAVLIDLCSELLDKAGAEITAAANEPPEERIHVLVDHLFVRAPVAQGDLGMVQELISLSLHRPAVRRRMSEFHHAMMAYLTDLFEKVPRQPGVTAVEAANIAAALWQGLFTNSLYATDLLLDEGRGRQLYRRALFGLANIRDADSGALVPNLGNNILDSPEVIESP
- a CDS encoding potassium channel family protein gives rise to the protein MNEPKTPGRLRSREQQLWFGLTHRNLPGRFTVLLFAILLLLCLAPVIQGHQLEQALMTVSLAAVLMSSLYALSLTRSFFAIGVLLVIPAFIGRIVLVFATTYTIEMISAGFSAAFLLYTVTALVSRLFTIKQVSLDMIAASICAYLMMGVGWGFIFAMIEMTHRGSFSAGLLNLDPSGKTVSIIGALHNFMYYSFVCLTTTGYGDIAPLSQGARVTSVMESVFGQLYIAILISRLVSLEVAQSMMKND